GATAGCAGTGGGGTAACCACGGAGAAAAACGATCAATAGAAATCAAAATGAACCGGAACGAAGAGCGACGAGCTACGCTGGACCACTAGGTGAGCAGGGATTGGATTTAGTTTATGTTGTCAGCCTGTCAGAGCCCGTCCATTTATTAATCACAAGCGCCGGTTGAACAGACGAGGAAACGGACATCGGATACAAACCAACCAGACTCTTGCAGAGTAATATTCATAGTACTGAGTAAGGTAAGATAGCAACTTATTGAATGATGTTTTAACCAGTTATTTTTGAGGACTCGCACATGCGGTGATACATGTAGTAGAACCGCAAACTTTTGCCTGCTTCGTCATCTGTGATGGAAGGTGCCCATACAGCAGTTGGTAATCTTAGGGTCCATAGATGACTTGTGTTGATCTATACAGAGTTTGTTGTAGATTCCAAAAGAGCTTGCCATCTCTTTCGGGCTCGAAAGACGGTAATCATGACGGGTGATGGGGCAGCTATGGCACAGTCTAACTAGTAATGAGGTGGTTTTACGGCACATATTATCCATATAAGATCTATATGAATACTCTCTGGGATAACCATGGCGTAGCTGTGTTATGCAGTTTTAACTGTAGTATGCGTCAACCATATTTGTCGAGCACCAGCAATGCCCAGTATAGGTAGACTCACAATGAGCCACCGATACATCGCATCAAGAATAGAACAGGCTTAATGTAGGGGAATGGAGGCAATATGATTTTGATAATGAAGGGAAGTATCTATACTTTCCACAGCGTCAGCTGAACTAATCTATTATACAAATTCAGAAGTGAAAAATGTTCAACCGGAGAAGGATAAGAGCAGGTCTGTTTGGATACGCTTTCCAACATACGCACCAAATCGCCCTGCTCTAGTAACATTTTCCAAGGAATTGAACGCTGCCATAATCTTCAGTTGCTCTACCCCGAAGACATGATAACATTGACTAAACCTTCGCCTTTCATAACAGTAGAGAAGCAACCTAGTCTGTCTCGGGCCCCAGGAGACTTCCAAAATATCCATGACAGCCCATGTGACCTGTCTTCTCATCAAATACTATCACGCCAGCTAGAAGGCCAATTAGCCAGTTCATGGCTTAATGTATATCGGATACTCACGCTGGGTAAATTCCTTGACCTCCCACCGCGTGCGGTCCCGTGCATTCGAGCTACACTTGCAACCCAGTGAAAATTCAGAAGCGGAATTAAAGTATTCTCTGTACCCGCAGTCCCCGCAATGACCTCTGGCAATTCCATGTGTGCTGGGATTATTAGCCATTAGATATAACGTGGTGGGAAGAACAGCTGCCGTGGCTATGACAGGTGGAGTAGCGATACATACTCATATTCTGCAGTGAAAGCTTTCCGGGTATCATCCCAACCAATGCATTTGTTTAGGTTGAGTGATACAAGGCGTTCTCTGCTGTTTGGCATTCTGCAGCGTCCCATTAGAAATACCGGGGGTGGTCCATCCGCGCGACGTACACGACCGCCTCGACCTGGTGCCGCTGGCCGGTTTCGCTGTGGTGAACCGGGCCGTGAACTGGGCTGTGGCTCTGGGTATGCAGTAGATGCTTCCCAATTAGGAGGATTCAACATGACAAGGTCCTCACAATAATGATGGAACTTCGCTGTTTCAGCCTTTGGATCGACGGTTGAAGCAGGTACCACAGCTTTAGCAGGCTTTGGTGGTGAATTAACCATGGGTAATCCACCAGCTACTAGAGCTGATAGGTATGAGGACATAACAACTAGAGTCCAATACATCCCTACTGGGCttaaaaggaaaaggcacaGAGTCATCCAGGTCTAAATGCAAGTGAAAGTGTGCGTAGTATTAACTCGATAGCACCAGGGGCTCACTTAGACTATATATTTGGTGAGCGATAGTGGGTGGTCCTAGGACATTTAGTAAGGTAAACTAGTCAGGCCTCCTACGCCCTTGCCCTTTACTCAATCAGGAACAATCCTCCCTCCATCAGACCTATCTGGGCGCCGGTCAAAACCTCAATAAGGTTACCATAACTAGACATGTGGTAGTGATTGGTGGGTAAGTGCCCTATATAATGGGCCACCATAGAATGGGGCAAACGGAAAGTTTTGGGGCAACGCAAACCTTGCTTATTTATACGGCAAAAACGAGAGGTGGAGCTTGAGCACGGACTGTTTGAAGGGAACAAATCATGGAAGGTTAGAGTGTTCTCTTGCTCCTACAATGGCTTTCCAATACAGATATGGCACCTGAGATTCAGCAGACTAACAGCCCCAAACTTGAATTCCTCAGATTATTCACCCCTCTGTGTTTGAGACTCGTCATCCCTAATCTCGTTAATGATCGGACATCAGGTTTGAAGTACTAGTCGTTCATGAGCCCTCAGCCTTTCTGGCCTAAGTCTACGTCATGCATGATAGCAATTTGACTTCATGTCCTACGGTAGCTGAACGATGATGACGTGTATATTGTGTAGTAGATAACTTCCGCACGCGTTTAGGATCATGTTCTTTCTCGCTATTGTCCGTTAGCTGCAGGGGTTTCAACAAGATGGGTATCGTTAGAGATATTCTGACTTGGTTGTCATCGTACTGGCATCCTCGGCCTATACAGATCGAGACGCCAAGCTACAGGGGCCCAAACCTTGATCACCTGCCAACGGAACTGGTATACATGATCGCTAACAATCTTACTTCGTGCGACCGGGTATGCTTGGCCCTCTGCAATAATCGACTGCTAAGTGTCCTAGGAAATGGTTTTCAGCTGGCATTAGAGAATGAATTCCGAGCCACCCTTCTCACAAGGCTGAGCCAAGATCTACCGGAACACATTCATTGTCACGTATGCTCAGTTTTGCATCGCCGGAAGTATATTCCACCCCCAGGTCCAGCATTTTGGCCTAGAAGATGCCTGGCCAAGCATAAGGGTCTTTTTAACCCGTGGTCGATTCCATTTAGCATACCCTGGAGCTCACTGTATCGATTTGAACACATACATCTACAACTAGCCATGAAGAGGCATCATTGTGGTCCTGAGCACGGTATATCGACAGATTCGTTGGCTTATGTTGAGATCCAGCTGTTACAGAATTCCATTACCACATTAGTATCATTCGACGTGCAAGTTGTTCGAGCATCGAGCCTCTGCCTTCGCACTCAAACTTGGATACTGGCAAAAGAATTACCCTCAAAACTGGTGGAGGGAAAGTGGATCTGTGCGCACATCTCGATGGGCGATCACCATATTTTACAGATTGTCCGTGCCGCTTGGGATGCTGCCATAAAGTCTTCACCTGGACGCCGACCAGCCTTAGACACATATCGTTGCGTTACTTGCGGACTAGACTACGAAATCGATGCTACTACCTGTGGCACTGCAGGCATTTCCCTGATCGTAACCAAATGGCTCGATTTGGGACCTGGCCTTGATCCGACAGATGTTCGCTGGACAAGACATCTTATAGGCTCACTGTCTCTCCGGAAGCAGGAGATGACCACATTTAATAGTGATGTCCGCTCACAATTCGAACGAGATACTGTGTTCCCACTCGATGATCTGACTGGTCGGAATAGGTCACTCTTGGAGGATAGGGGATACGTGAGACAGACGGATTGGTGGTACAACGGTTGCTGGATTTTGCAGGCCAACAAACGACTACCGTGGCTTTATCCTCGGCCAGAAAAGCCAATCTGTCATATTTGCAAAAATTGATTCGCGGCGTTGTAAGGGATAGCATTTCGCCGTCTCGCTTGTGAAACACCCTTATTCATATCACTTCGACAATTCTGGATGAGCAAGTGTTGTGCCCAGTGGATTAAGGATACAATGCCAGAGAGAGGCTTCTTGCTTCTTTGTACTTAAATGATACTGCTCTTCCACCTCATCTCTTTGCCGCCCGTCATGCTCCCCTGCTACGATTTGATATGGCAAAGGCTCCCCCCAGAGCTTCCTTCCTGTCCGGGAACCAACGTAAAAGCAACAGACGCGGAACTGTGCttgggaaaaggaaggaacGCTGGAGTGCTCGTTCTCTCTTATTCCTGTAGTTCATTTTCAGGAtgctcttcctcttttctcttctcatcctcggctatctttgtcttctttcttcttgaaacCAGGCGCAATAATGACCGAAGCGGATATCAATGCCATTTTAGGCACCATCGGTACATGGGTATCGGCTACATCGCCCCTACTCGTGTACCTCTGGAGAACAGGGATTCGTAAATTCACCGGGAGGGcctctgcagctgcagaccCAGCTCCTCAAAGTCAACATTGCCAATGCTGTGACGCGGTCCAGGTACTCGCCCGTCAAGTTGAGCGATTGGCACAAGCAGTTGAGGAGcaaaacatcaacaaagGCGTATTGATCGAGGGCGGACGCACTCACGCTGGCTCACGGGCTGGTTCAGTGTACTATTCCGCTTCTCAGAGCAGAGCCTCTAACATCCACCAGGTTTAGTGGCAACACTGAACCCTGAGTGGCGTTGTGGTAGTTGTGGTCCCCGGCTATCATGGCGCACCAGCAACAAGCTCGCACTTCTACGCAGTGCTGGTGACTAGTAGCCCTCTTGGGTGAAGCTAAGACGagcttttcccttcttcctaAGTTCATTCTGAGATTTCTAATTAGTGGGATCCAACCAGTCCTATCCCGTGTATCACAAGAGGATAGTATTACATATTTTACCATGACCACCAAAGCCCGTTCAATCTACACGTACTCGCTCAGTAAGTCCATCTTATATTAGGAGGGAGCACCTTATTTTCTCCTAGACGGTGGCCAAGTACTGACATTCCAAGTCCAATGTAGACTGATACGCTTTCCCCGTGAAGTCGCTCACCTCCAAGCAGCCCTAATTTAACCGATATTCTTCTCGCTAACATATAGCTATTCAACCGATCGAGGTTCATTGCACAGGGTTTGAGAACGCCACCCCACAGTTCCATCGACATTTTCGATACCGATTATAGGCAACAAAGCCGCGCATATCTTCATGGTTTTGGCGGGTGACGACCCTGGCCTGACGGATTACCAGCAGGGCCAGGTTTGGCGTTTATATTGTCTCTGGCCGTCATGGCCCACATCCTTGCTGCCCAGATATGTAAGAACTCATACTGTGGAAAAGAGTCGATCATTTTAGATCGCTTTTTGCGCAGCTCCTTCGTATATTCCTGAATTGGATCATCGctcgacgagaagaaccatTTAGTACTCTTCGCTTTCACCGTCGCCCGATACATCTCTCGTGCTTCAATAAAAACACCTGTACGGCCCCCTCCAAATTCACAGTTCACGATGATGGTTTGGCCTGTAAATTTCTTGTCTACCTCGTTGATGAGGAATTGTAGCTTCTCCGGATCCACGGCTTGACGGTTCTGCCAAGAGCTGAGGTGAAAGTAATGAACGTTGTGTGGGCCATTTCCAGAGCCCGTCTTTGAGTCGTCATGGTATTCAAGACTGAGCTGGCGATACTCAATATCGCTATGTGCCCATTTGCCATTGCTAGCTTTGTAATGCACGGAATATATTCCCTTATACGGCGGAATTATCTTCTCTGTGTTCATGACGGTCGGCGGCGAAaagctcaagctcttcttcgTGGAAGACGGTATAACATTCGCTTGTGTCTCGCTGGTAAGACCCTTGGCTTGTTCGTAATTCACCAAATCTACCAGGATGATATCGCCATGTTTCGATTTCATAGCTTCCTTCCATACTATTTCCCAGTACATGAACTTGTGACTGCGGCCAAATTTCATCGGCGACTTCGTGATTATTAGTTAGGGGATAATGACAAAATTAATGGTCACTTACCTGGCAAGCAATATAAGGCAAATTTTTATTGCTGCCGCTTCCTATACCAGGGAGCGTAGAGGCGCTGTAGTAGGGATGCCCACCATTGTATTCATTGTCTCTATCATTTACACCGTCCTTTCGAACATCAAAAGGGTATTCTTTCTCAAACACCTCTTGGGATTTGAACTCGCCGTCATAATATATTTCGTCATTGAATTCGTACGGGTTACTCGCAAGCGATTTGCCCGTGGCTAAGTCCTTATACTCCTCGTGTAATTCTACAAGTTAGACGATTAGTTGGTATTGCCTTCATGGGTCCATGGGTTATACCGAGAGGTAAACGAACTTGTGGAACTCAAGCTCAGAAACGCTGGCTTATCAGTCCGGGGCTCAGCCACGGCTGCCTGAACTTGAAAAAGGCATAtagcaacaagaacaaagtAAAGGGCCATGCCGGGCGTGCAATGGCGTGtcatggacatgatggaATGTTTTCCTCGAGATACTGGATCTAGCAAACCGGCTAGAAGTTTACAAGAAGCGACAGCTCCCCAGGCGAGCAATTGCTTTATAGCGGATCCACCTTCACTGGGAATGGGAGACTGTTACCCATGGTCCCTTAGCTTGAAAGCATATGCGCCCGGCTGGGACCAAAGCTCTATCTACCGTATGACAAATACCCAGTACATTAGCCCAGAGTGAAATGCTTGCTGCTTCCCAGCGGTACGTGCCCGTCGCGGAGCCCGCAGGGCGTcatatttataatatatgGAAATATCGCACTGGCCGGGACCGGGAAGAATCCACATCTCCCAGCAGTATGGCTTATGTGAGAAGTCCTTTGTCGGATATGGGTCTAAGTAGAACAAAGGGCCTCCTTTAATCTAAGTTGCCCGACATGCGGTGCAACCTGAAATATTACGCTCGGTAACTGACTCAGCCATAGGGATTTCTTGAATCTCGACTTTTATTGCTCCGACACagataaagaacaaaagtggaaagaaagCTTCCACAACAGTCAGATATCCCAAATACCGGGAGGGGACTAACATATATCTAGAGAAGTCCAAAAGAACCCTCATGGCCAAACGGCCTTAAACACTGATTTCACCGTCAATCGGGTTTTCGACCTGGTTCGCAGAAATATCATCAATGAACTTTTGAACATCGTCCTTGACTCTGTCCCACTGGTTTTCATTCAGACTAAGATCGGTCATGTTGAAGTTGAATCCCATTTTAATCTCTTGATGGGTCGTCTTGTTGGAAACATACTCAACCATCTCGGCAGTGACCGAGTAGTTGATAATCCGGAAGTCTGCATTAGAGCATTAGCAACATCGTCCCTTAGTCAAGTGGAATATAGGGGAGAGGCTGGACACCCACATGTCCTAACGTCGTCTGTGGTTTTATCATAGAGAAACACGTGGAACAGCGACCAGACAGTACGAGACTGCAcctggttcttgttctcgaAGATGAGATTGGCAAGACCGCTAAAAACATCTTCGATGGTCTTCGATATGCCAGTAATGccgtcaagaaggccgacAAGCATGTCCGAGATCATGCTGAGGTGAAACTCGGATTTTGAAGTGTTAATATTGTTCTCGGAATACACGTCATTATTGTGCATAACCCTATTGCAAAGACGCGAAGTTAATCAAAGTCGTAAGAGTCTGTGATGAGTGATTGTTGGCTTACCAGGAACAACCTTCTGTAAGGATGGTGTCGACCACCTTATTACGGTAGTCAGAGCGTTTCAACCCTGACTGCGGACTCGAATCACTTGGCAGAGTTCCATCGGCCTTTCGATGTTTAACCTGAATACCAGCATGAGTGTCCAGCCACGCCTGCATTAGATTcatcgcttcttcaagcttTAAGACACGATCATGAAACCTCGAAGGGATCTGGTTCGCGTTCACATTGATGTAACTCCTGGTGTTTGGGTCATCCGCTCCCATGTCACTGTCACTTGGCTTGTCATCGCTCTTGTAGCCGCTGCCCGGCGGGGGAAGAATGATGGGGATTTTCTCCAGCGTGGAAAAGAACTTTCGACCTTGAAGGGTAGCCATTGGAGTAATCAAATAGAGGCCTTGGAATGCTAAATGAAAAAGCTTTTATTGAAAGGACGGATGCTGCTTATGTTTCTGACTTGATTGAGAGGCACAGAGGGCGCTAATGGCCTCTCTTTATAGCTGATCACTGGGGGTAGTGTCGGTGATGAGCATACCCATTTACACATGGTTCGAGTAGCCATGCTACATCATTGTACTATGGAAGCACGCGCTGGCTAGCTAGACCTGATGATTGAATGCCTTGCCACCCGGCCAATATGTGACAGCATTTTGCATCCAATTGGAGCCAGACGCAAGCCACGTAGGTGTGTCCACGTACCCCATGAATACATGCACGGCCGTGCAAGGAATATCTGTGTGCCATTATTATTCAAGGGAGGACCGGACTGTCCGAGCCTGCCCTCGTTGAAGTATTAATAACCTATAAGCTATAGATGCAATAGACAGGGATCTAGGCGTACATCCGCTGTTTTATTCGCTTGGTATGATATCGGAACTTTCGGATTAAAACCCCCTGCCTGTGGACGGCAGCTTGTTGAAACGTCTTCAGCTAAGACGGTGCAGGGTACAATAGTTGCATATTAAAAGCCAATGAGACAGTATTCTGCTAAGCAAAGAATGCCTGAGCACCGCCGCTGATGTGCGGACAAATATGCAGGCTGCCAGGAGAGCTGAACTCCACCCCAGTGACTGCTTGCATGCCTACTTACGGAACCACCGTTGCTGTGGATGCCTTGCAAGGATGAATGGTTACACGGCGTTATGCGTCTAGAGTGATACGACGTGATGATCAGGTTCGTTTACCCGACCAATATGGAACACCGTCAGACTTGTTATTGGCGATTACTATTCCCCTCGTTTGACCAGTGGTGGACGTGGAATAAATGTTCAATTATTGAATTAGCATGGTCCAGTCTAGTGATACCCGTAGGCCCAAGCCGGTTCGTGAGAACGGTGCCTCTGAGCATATTGAAGAGTCTCACAAAACAATAGTTGTGGCCTTTATGATTTGTTCTGGGAGATTATATGTCTGGAGAAAGTAGTGACATGGCATGTAAGTCACACTCCAATGGCTCACAGCATCTCGGACGATGCATGCTAAAGCTACCTCTGGTACATCATATTGTAACTTTCTGCAGATCCTTGTGCTGGTGATGCAAATGTGAAGTGTGCCAAGGATGGGAGGTATCTGGACACCTCGCGAATCCCATTCGGGAAGTAATGGAATCAGAATCCTGGAATTAATCATGCGAAGGTGTTGCGCTGCATCCCTGCGTTAGAAAATGAATGAGTGGGGAGTTCCGAATGCACAACTACTGGATGTCTGGTAGCTTTGATTCGTTCTTCCCATTACAGCAAACTTCTTGGTGCATGTTATTAAGGCGTTGCGCCCTAGGCACCGAGGTAGATGAGCGTTTCCTTTGATCCTTGCGCGATAAGAGTCGCTATAGAGGGTTGTCTAGATACATCTATTCAGCTGAGCCCTCCACGTCGAACATACGATGCTTCCCACATTTGCAGAACAGTACGTCATTCTACAGCGATGCAACCTCAAGCGCAAGTAGTTACTGGGACAGGTTACTAGTCGAGACTCGACCATCGACAGGGACTGGATGATTGGCACCTCCGCATAGTGTACAGTCCCAAACAGTACCATGCACCTGCCTTGCAGGACCGGGAATATTTCAAGAAACAGCCATGCCACTGCAGACCGCAAGAGCTAAGGGCTTAGCTGGACTCCGTATAGCGAGCCACTAAGCTTTAGAAACATCCCACgcaatgagaagaaggtgaaggtAGAACACGTCAGCCTGACTTCGATCATTGGAACAAGAAATGCCTCACTCTATAGGATTTCCATGGCGAGAAGCCTCGGATTAGACTATTTAACCCTATGAGTTGTACTGTATACTATGACATAGAATTGGACTTTCAGACAAACCTCCACAATGTCTGCATACAATCATCTGCCTACCGTTGATCTTTCCCTTGTGTCAAACAACCAACATGTAAACATCCTCAAAGACACGGGTGTAAACGTCACAAATGACTACGGAACGCCAaacctccttttcttttactttattcctttccttccagaCGACAGAAAGCCCGACCTTGAAGCTTTACAAGACGAGATCCAGTCTTGGAATGCATGGGAGCTGGGTCAGACGGAAGTTCAAGTCCGCCACAGGATTGCGGACGGATCACTTCCCAGTGACGATGCTACCGCTTCTCGTGTGAAACGAACCAACTATCGAGCCAAGGTGGTTGATCATCTTAGGGAGGTCAGTGAAACAACGTGGTAAGGGCTCAAAACATCGTGTCTAATGGACATTTCGAGGCCAGTTCACTGACCAGCACGCACTTCTGCAGGCTCGTTAAAAATGCCGACAGCCACAGTGGGCCGTTCTCAGCGGACGTAAAAGTGGCCGAAGTCAATGGAAAGATTCGGGATGTGCTTAAAGACTTCTATGGCCAGGAGTCGCTGCCTGCCCAGTTTTCAGTCATCCTGAACATTATAACCGACCTAATCGCGTCTCAGCCTGACGCTGACAATAGATATCTGTTCACATACGTCTATTACTATTATGATGTTGATCAGAAAGTTTTCAAACCAGGTACGTTTATCCGATATGAAATACTACGCTTCAGGCTATACTAAGGACCTCTCCAGATATCCGGCAGTTACAGTTCAGTGTAACGCAGACAGCCGctgagggagagaaagacactgTCAAGCTGGACATATCCAATCTGAACCATGTGTATTCATTGCTAAGGGAGAAATGGAGGAGTGTTCGCCACGAGGCTGAGGAGATTATCGAGGCAGGTGAGAAGATCCGGAAGGACATGGCGCTTAACTTCTATTTCAGCTAGAGACTATTTCCTAGGActgtctcttctttgcaTCGTACTTATCCCAATATCAATACCAAGACCACCATGGTAGCAACTAGAATTGTCTCGATGAATCCATTACCTGGGCAAAATACAGTGGAGCAACTCGATATATGGTTATGGATACTTAGATACGAGGTACCATGGTCAACGTTCAAGGAGTCACATTTCAACGAATTGGTTTTGGTTGACGTGTAGTAAAGATAGTCATGCAGATTGTAGCCGGTTCTCCGCCAGAACCTCTCCTGTGATTCCCGATCACTAAATACTGGAGAGGATCCATAGATTGCAGTGATGTTCGCTGGAAGACACAATCGGTTCATTTCAGCGGTAATCTCCGTTGTCAGCCTACGATACTCGGGGAGGTGTGTCCTCGCTGGCATCCTGTGGAAGGCCTATGGGTTCTTTGCACAACTCTGTGATGGTTGCCGCCGTAAACAGGCCCCCGGCGTGTCGCTGTGTGAGAGAACACAAATCCGAAAGATTCTTCGTTGCGATTCGCGGCTGCCAAAACGACGGTTTAGAGATCTCGCCCCTGAAATTCAACAGTCTCGACCCAGTGGCCAGAGTAGCATGAGGTCATATAAAATGGTCAGTTTTACACCAGGGTGCTGAGCAAGAATGGAGACGATGTATTGAGGGCGAATGACCGcatctttgatatcctcctcgttATCAAACGGAGAAACACCAACGAGGAGCCCACCGTCCGTGTCGTAGTCCCCATATGAAATATCATTAGCAGAACTCTTGTCCCCACATTGAGCAGCATCTTTGACTGTTTCTTCCAACTGATTCAGAAAGAAGTCACGAAGCGCGGACCCTTTCGGCCCAATGGTGACTCGATCACGGATTCTTGGAAGCAGGTAGTCATCGAGAACAACTTTGCGTTCCTCGAAGGGATCTCCATGAATGAACCCTGCGGCACATTTTGTTTGGACCGGTTTCAGGACTGTTCCATTACCCTCTATGTCCTCCATTGTCATTTCGTCCTCCCGCCCATATTTATCCAGTAGATACGCAGGGTCCATGCCAATGATCCATTGCTGGCTCTTTCCCACTCCATCTAGAACGATGAGCCAGAGATAAAAATTGGACACCATCCACCCATCCCCCAGTGATGGGCTTGCGGCATTCGGATCATTGAGCCCTTCATCCGCTCCGAGCACAGCGACTACCCGAGTATTTTTGGTCACGCTCGGAGCACTACGTGTGTGCCTTGTAGGAATAACAAAAGGAATCTGGAGATTTTTCATTGCTGCATCCGCAAGCTCTTTGCAAGCCTGGTCCGCCTTGTTGATATCACCATTGGACTTTTCTAGTGCGCCCTTAGCGTCCTGACGGTCCACTCCATGCTTCCACATCAGTTGTCTCGTATCATACTCGTTCCTGGCCTCTTCAAAGGTATGGCCGTATCCCTTGTCAATGATATATTGAGCAGGATCGGTTTTATGAAGGCCTTGAATAATAATTTTCAAATCTGCTTGAGAAAATTGGGTTAATTCCTTTAATTTGCTTAGGATACTCCCGTcaactttctctctcccagtcAGTCTGCGGAACATGATAAATCGCGTCAGGGATTGGTCTAGATCTTTCAGACCTGCTGCAGTAGGATGTTTGGATGGTGAAAATCAACCTCCTTTGGAGGGTGCTGGAAGGGGGGTCGATTCGGAAGCTACGTTGAATGGAGTGAAGTATATTGAGTCACAGCTTTCGTAATACGTGGAAAATGGTCTTGCTGATATCACTAACCGATAATACAGTGACTAAAAAAGGTAATTCCATATCAGTCGCTAATTCACTCCATAAAATCTCTCGTTACAACGATTGATTCCCCATCTGCACAGCAGTGAATATAGCCAGGTAGGAGTCTTAAATGAACGAAAGTTATCTTCCGTCCGTAAAGTGACAGGTACTTGGCTGACTTCATCGGTTTAGTGAGTCTCTGACTACGCATTTTATGCCATTGACTGCCTATGTTTACTGGCCTGTAACTTGGTTACCTAGTCTCCGCCCAGGTGTGCAACCAGGGCGTTTCCGACAGGGCATGATATGTAAACAACACGTGACGGTGCTGGTCGAGGCTTCTATGTATTTGCTATGCTTCGGAATCCTACGTTTTGATTGCTAGCTTTCCATCAACTCCATAAGAGCTGTCCTCCAGCTCAGAAAGAAGTGCTTCACCAGAGCCACAGGTTGGCCTGTCAGGCCTAGGGGCTAACGACAAGATATCCAGCTGTAAAAAGATATATTCTGGCTCTAAGAATGCGTTATTGTTTCTCAGTGAACACCAACTGCCCTCCATCCCGGTCCATCCTAACATTAGCTTTCTTGGACATACGATGTATGTCTTCCATGTTGTCAAGACCAGCAATTTCATTCTCATGCAGAAGATCCAATCGACTGGTCATCAATGGGATAATCGAAGCCTTCCAAAGTTTTGCATGCTGCCGTTTGCTCACAGTTGCAGTCCCCAAAAGCAAGGCGAGGGATCCTAAAACGGCACATACCAGAAGGATGATCCATGGCCACCGGACATGGATAAAAGTCTCAACTCGAAATGCCTGTCCTGGAACATTTATGGTTTCGGGGTTAGCCCTCATAGTATCTGTCATACTAGCAGACACTGATTGTAACAATTGACTCAAATCAGCTTCACGTAGAATTGGCCCCAGATTCAACCCTGTC
This window of the Aspergillus oryzae RIB40 DNA, chromosome 8 genome carries:
- a CDS encoding uncharacterized protein (predicted protein) gives rise to the protein MSMTRHCTPGMALYFVLVAICLFQVQAAVAEPRTDKPAFLSLSSTKLHEEYKDLATGKSLASNPYEFNDEIYYDGEFKSQEVFEKEYPFDVRKDGVNDRDNEYNGGHPYYSASTLPGIGSGSNKNLPYIACQSQVHVLGNNLVNYEQAKGLTSETQANVIPSSTKKSLSFSPPTVMNTEKIIPPYKGIYSVHYKASNGKWAHSDIEYRQLSLEYHDDSKTGSGNGPHNVHYFHLSSWQNRQAVDPEKLQFLINEVDKKFTGQTIIVNCEFGGGRTGVFIEAREMYRATVKAKSTKWFFSSSDDPIQEYTKELRKKRSKMIDSFPQPGSSPAKTMKICAALLPIIGIENVDGTVGWRSQTLCNEPRSVE
- a CDS encoding uncharacterized protein (predicted protein), producing MISDMLVGLLDGITGISKTIEDVFSGLANLIFENKNQVQSRTVWSLFHVFLYDKTTDDVRTYFRIINYSVTAEMVEYVSNKTTHQEIKMGFNFNMTDLSLNENQWDRVKDDVQKFIDDISANQVENPIDGEISV
- a CDS encoding uncharacterized protein (predicted protein), encoding MSAYNHLPTVDLSLVSNNQHVNILKDTGVNVTNDYGTPNLLFFYFIPFLPDDRKPDLEALQDEIQSWNAWELGQTEVQVRHRIADGSLPSDDATASRVKRTNYRAKVVDHLREVSETTWLVKNADSHSGPFSADVKVAEVNGKIRDVLKDFYGQESLPAQFSVILNIITDLIASQPDADNRYLFTYVYYYYDVDQKVFKPDIRQLQFSVTQTAAEGEKDTVKLDISNLNHVYSLLREKWRSVRHEAEEIIEAGLSLLCIVLIPISIPRPPW
- a CDS encoding uncharacterized protein (predicted protein), which encodes MFRRLTGREKVDGSILSKLKELTQFSQADLKIIIQGLHKTDPAQYIIDKGYGHTFEEARNEYDTRQLMWKHGVDRQDAKGALEKSNGDINKADQACKELADAAMKNLQIPFVIPTRHTRSAPSVTKNTRVVAVLGADEGLNDPNAASPSLGDGWMVSNFYLWLIVLDGVGKSQQWIIGMDPAYLLDKYGREDEMTMEDIEGNGTVLKPVQTKCAAGFIHGDPFEERKVVLDDYLLPRIRDRVTIGPKGSALRDFFLNQLEETVKDAAQCGDKSSANDISYGDYDTDGGLLVGVSPFDNEEDIKDAVIRPQYIVSILAQHPGVKLTILYDLMLLWPLGRDC